From the genome of Ziziphus jujuba cultivar Dongzao chromosome 4, ASM3175591v1:
CCCGAGAGGAATGTTGCGACTTGGAACGCCATGGTTACTGGTTTGACCCAGTTTGAATTCAATGAAGAGGGTTTGGGTATCTTTTCGGAAATGCATCGATTGGGTTTTTTGCCTGATAATTTCACACTGGGTAGTGTTCTGAGGGGATGTGCGGGTTTGAGATCTTTACATGCAGGACGGCAGGTTCATGCTTATGTAATGAAATGTGGGTTTGAGTTCAATTTGGTTGTTGGCAGCTCTTTGGCCCACATGTATATGAAATCTGGTAGCTTGGAAGAAGGAGAAAAGGTAATAAAATCAATGCCGACTCGCAATGTGGTTGCATGGAATACGCTTATAGCCGGAAAAGCTCAAAATGGGTATCCGGAGGTGGTTCTTGATCAGTATAATGTCATGAAACTTGCCGGTTTTAAACCCGATAAAATCACATTTGTTAGCGTAATCAGTTCGTGTTCAGAATTGGCAACACTTGGACAGGGTCAGCAGATTCATGCTGAGACAATCAAAGCCGGGTCCAGTTCTGTAGTTGGTGTTGTTAGCTCCTTAGTTAGTATGTATTCAAGATGTGGGAGTTTGGAAGACTCTGTGAAAGCTTTCATGGAAAGAGAagatgtggatgttgtattatgGAGCTCTATGATTGCTGCTTATGGATTTCATGGTAAAGGAGATGTAGCCATCAAGCTATTTGAACAGATGGAGCATGAAGGGTTGGAAGCCAATGATATTACTTTCCTAAGTTTGCTTTATGCTTGTAGTCATTGTGGATTGAAGGAAAAAGGGATTGAGTTCTTTGATTTGATGGTAGAGAAGTATGGACTAAAGCCTAGACTAGAACATTATACATGTGTGGTTGATTTACTCGGTCGTTCTGGATGTCTGGAAGAAGCAGAATCTATGATAAGATCAATGCCTGTTAAAGCAGATGCAATCATATGGAAAACTTTGTTATCTGCATGTAAAATCCATAAGAACACAAACTTGGCGAGTCGAATTGCCGGAGAAGTTCTTAGGCTAGACCCACAGGATTCAGCTTCTTATGTGCTACTCTCCAATATCCATGCTTCTGCTAGAAGGTGGCAGGAAGTTTCCAATGTGAGGAGAAGCATGAGAGATAGGAATGTTAAGAAGGAACCGGGTATAAGCTGGTTGGAAATAAAGAATCAAGTTCACCAGTTTTGCATGAGTGACAAATCCCATCCAAAATCTTTGGAGATTGATTTGTATCTGAAAGAACTGACCGCAGAGATGAAGTTACGAGGTTATGAGCCTGATATTGGCTCTGTTTTGCATGACATGGACATTGAGGAAAAAGAATATGAATTGGCACATCACAGTGAAAAGTTGGCAGTTGCTTTTGCTTTATTGAATACTCATGAGGGTGTACCGATAAGGGTGATGAAGAACTTACGTATATGTAGCGATTGTCATGTTGCCTTTAAATACATATCTGATATCAAAAACCGGGAAATCATTGTACGTGATTCTAGTCGATTTCACCATTTCAAGGAAGGGAGATGCTCTTGTGGTGATTACTGGTAAAGGAGAGGTTATGCCACTCTAagataattttttgttattgaaaaattaGGACGTTATTTTCCTTGCCAGTTTTGAATtggaaaacaaatttattttgatgGAAGAGAAATCATTTTACTCTAAACTCCATTGAAACTTATGATCATTTTGCTGAAACAATCATATCAACATCTTTTGCTTTGTACACCAAGAAAGATCACTTAACTAGAATAAGAAGCCATCACCTTGGATTGAAGAACCCTTGTGAGGCTGTAAACAATGTCATGCTACCATCTAATAGTGTCAGCTGGATCTATGACCTATGAGAATATCCCAAatgtttatgaaaatttaatagaaaagCATGAAAACAGAAATATAATGCACTTCTAGGTAAGCAGACAGTAAAAAGCTTTATGTATGTCATTGACAGTGATCTAGGTTGTTCCTGTATGGTTTTGCAAATGCAGATGAACTACGTAGATTTGGCTACTGTTCTTAATCCAGTCTCTTCAGGAAAGTAAAGGCATGTATGCAACTGGAGATTTTTGGTGCTTGAATTTCTGTTTGTTAGCTAAAGAATGTTATGAGGGTCATATCGAGACTTTAGCATAGTGATTCCTAATAAGACATCTTATTAGCTGGTAATTAGAAAACCTGACTTTAGAAGTTTAAATTATTAACAGGAACTGTGTAGAACTGTTTGATCATTCATCTtatcacagagagagagagagagagagaaacttctttttcatttttcatctaaatttttattggaaCTCTTTTCCATCTGGGATTTACTACAAGTTGGATCTGGTGCCATTTCCATATTAGATACTAACTACTTTTGGAATTTGTTCAATTCCCTGTGACGTATGCTGTGGGTTACGCGTTATGTGACCAACAGACCTCCAATTATTGatcaatttttcttctttgaattTGGTTGTTGGATGGTGGGGTCGACTGTCACCGTTGAACGTCTGGATTAATCTAGACCAGTTGGCTTATGAAGCTGGTGGGGAAGATATATGGAAATTCACAAGAAGATATGTAAGGGTTTCTTTCACAAATCAATAAAGTAGAAGCTTTTTAGTATCATGACTAAAAGCtacttttttatatgaaaacttAAATCCCGTATAATATTTGTACAAAAGCATTGTTTTCTCCTATTATCCATTTGGATGACATCAATCACATTAGagcttttataaaataataaaataataaaaaaagaaagagtaataAAAAGTTTGCAAATTTAAACCATTGCATCAGGTGGTGTTGGCCATGAATGCACCATAATATGCAAATGTAAAGACAGCAATCGATCTTTTTCTAAAGGTAGAAATAAATAACTCAACaaagtagtaaaaaaaaataaataaataaaagaattggtTCAGCTTGACATTTAGtcaaacattatttttattcaaagttTCAGATTGAtttggtctctctctctctctctctctctctctgtgcccCGACCAAGGAGTAAGAACAGGACTACCAGGCTACCAGAGGGGTCTAAATTTATCAAAGATCATGGCATCTTTATTGTGTGTTCTCTTTGTTATTTGCAGTGTTTTCATTGTTAAAACTTCAGCAGCAATGACTGGAAATTCTTCATTTACAAGAACCAGTTATTTATACTACCTTGATTCAGGCCTTCCATCAACATGGTACAACAACAATCCAGTGATCATGGATGGATGGAAAATGAGGGTTTTCCTTGTAATAAAGCATTACAGTCGTAGTTTCGGTTTTTATGGTGGATTCTACTGTACTGCAAACAGCAACGACTACTTGTTTTCAGTTGTTGCTGTTGGAGAAGGCAGTCATGATGTAGTTTGGTCAGCCAACATGGACAACCCCGTAGGAGAGAATGCGTCATTGCAACTTACAAGAGATAAAGGATTGGTACTACAAGACTCGGATGGAAATATGGTGTGGTCTTCAAATACATCAGGTAAATCTGTGGAGGGTATGAACCTTACAGCAGCAGGAAATCTGGTTCTCTTTGATAAGAAAGGTGCCATTGTTTGGCAGTCTTTTGATCATCCTACTGATGCATTGTTAAGTGGGCAGAGTTTACCCAAAGGTCAGAAACTAGTTGCGAATTACTTTTCGACCTTGTGGAGAGATGGTCCTTTTTATGCCACAGTAACACCCACTGCTAAGTTTTCTGCATTTTTCAATACTAGCGATGGTCAATCTCTAATATATTATCAGCTAAATCCGGATAAGGATTCAAGAAATCGTTCTGGACTACAATATGTAGAGGATGAACAAAAGGAATTACTTGTGAGGTATGGGACATCTGAAGCAACATCTCAACTTGAGTACATTGAGTATCTGAAACTCGATAGGGATGGGCATTTAAGGACTTACCACTATAATACCACAAAGGGATCTGGTACTGCCGGAGTTGATTTGGTCACCCAAGAATGCCCGATTGATCCAGATCTCGTAGAGGTAAGGAATGTAAGTCTCTCCAGCATCAGCAATTCAGATATTTTAATTGAACAAGGCATGACAGTAGACATATGCAAACAAGCTTGCTTGCGAAATTGTTCCTGCAGTGTAGTTGTCTTCCTCAATCAGAAGGATGAATCTTCATATGGGAATTGTTATATGCCATCTGAGATTCTTTCAACTGGTGAAGAGAATCAAACAACTAATGGTTCCAAGTCAGCTACATTTGTGAAAGTACTAAATTTGAATGGATCATCGAATCCTTTACCACCTCCACCGCATGCTTTGCCTTCAAAGCCTAAGAAAAATTTAGTAGCAATAATATCAGGATCTACGGCGGGCGGGATCGTCATCATTCTTCTAATTCTCACATCCCTGATGATGTTGCGAAAGAACGGATTGCAGGATGGAGAAGACAATATCAAGCAAGTTCCTGGAATGCCAATGTGTTTTTCATTTGAGGTGTTAAAAGAGGCAACAGAGAATTTTAAGGAAACACTAGGCAGTGGAGGATTTGGATCCGTTTTCAAAGGAGTGCTAGCAGATGGTACAAGAATTGCAGTGAAGCGGTTGGATAAAATGAGTCAAGGGAAGAGGGAGTTCTTAGCAGAAGTTGAGA
Proteins encoded in this window:
- the LOC107417225 gene encoding pentatricopeptide repeat-containing protein At2g41080; protein product: MGKFCFYCLFNKLNIQGIRFASTTSIAASKTEEFTSLCSKGQIKQAFESFSFELWSDPSLFSHLLQACIPKRSLRLGKQLHSLIVTSGCSSDKFVSNHLLNMYSKSGELQTAIALFGRMPRRNIMSCNIIINGFMQSVDIESAKKVFEEMPERNVATWNAMVTGLTQFEFNEEGLGIFSEMHRLGFLPDNFTLGSVLRGCAGLRSLHAGRQVHAYVMKCGFEFNLVVGSSLAHMYMKSGSLEEGEKVIKSMPTRNVVAWNTLIAGKAQNGYPEVVLDQYNVMKLAGFKPDKITFVSVISSCSELATLGQGQQIHAETIKAGSSSVVGVVSSLVSMYSRCGSLEDSVKAFMEREDVDVVLWSSMIAAYGFHGKGDVAIKLFEQMEHEGLEANDITFLSLLYACSHCGLKEKGIEFFDLMVEKYGLKPRLEHYTCVVDLLGRSGCLEEAESMIRSMPVKADAIIWKTLLSACKIHKNTNLASRIAGEVLRLDPQDSASYVLLSNIHASARRWQEVSNVRRSMRDRNVKKEPGISWLEIKNQVHQFCMSDKSHPKSLEIDLYLKELTAEMKLRGYEPDIGSVLHDMDIEEKEYELAHHSEKLAVAFALLNTHEGVPIRVMKNLRICSDCHVAFKYISDIKNREIIVRDSSRFHHFKEGRCSCGDYW
- the LOC107417214 gene encoding G-type lectin S-receptor-like serine/threonine-protein kinase SD2-5; this translates as MASLLCVLFVICSVFIVKTSAAMTGNSSFTRTSYLYYLDSGLPSTWYNNNPVIMDGWKMRVFLVIKHYSRSFGFYGGFYCTANSNDYLFSVVAVGEGSHDVVWSANMDNPVGENASLQLTRDKGLVLQDSDGNMVWSSNTSGKSVEGMNLTAAGNLVLFDKKGAIVWQSFDHPTDALLSGQSLPKGQKLVANYFSTLWRDGPFYATVTPTAKFSAFFNTSDGQSLIYYQLNPDKDSRNRSGLQYVEDEQKELLVRYGTSEATSQLEYIEYLKLDRDGHLRTYHYNTTKGSGTAGVDLVTQECPIDPDLVEVRNVSLSSISNSDILIEQGMTVDICKQACLRNCSCSVVVFLNQKDESSYGNCYMPSEILSTGEENQTTNGSKSATFVKVLNLNGSSNPLPPPPHALPSKPKKNLVAIISGSTAGGIVIILLILTSLMMLRKNGLQDGEDNIKQVPGMPMCFSFEVLKEATENFKETLGSGGFGSVFKGVLADGTRIAVKRLDKMSQGKREFLAEVETIGSLHHFNLVKLVGFCAEKSCRLLVYEYMTNGSLNNWIFIRDQAHSLDWQTRKKIILDIAKGLAYLHEDCRQKIVHLDIKPHNILLDEYFNAKISDFGLSTLIDRNESQVLTTLRGTPGYLAPEWQQLKVTVKVDVYSFGIVLLEIVSKRRNVDRSRSDSSFHLLQLLQKKAEEDQLIDIVEDLDEDMENNREEVVRMIRVGAWCLQNDYTRRPLMSTVVKVLEGVMEVDSNIVYMFSHAMASTSVENDHITVAPQASTLSAPR